In Nocardia sp. NBC_01327, the genomic stretch TCGCCGGCGCCGTCGCGACGCACCGGTCCGCGGGGCATCCGTATCTGGTGTATCTGCGGAATCCGACCATGGGTGGCGTATTCGCCTCGTGGGGATCGTTGGGGCACATGACTTTTGCCGAACCCGGGGCATTGATCGGCTTCCTGGGTCCACGCGTGTACAAGGCACTGTACGGCCGCAACTTCCCTGAGGGTGTGCAGACCGCGGAAAATCTCTACCACAGCGGCGTCATCGACGGCGTGGTGCCGGTCTCGGTGTTTCGCCGCATCGCGCACCGCACCCTGAATGTGCTCTGCGACGGACCGCAGCCGCTCACCGAAATGGAAAGCAACACTCGCGAATTCGACAATGGCGTGGGGATCCTGCAGGCCGGGCACGAACTGCGCGGTCCGGCGCTGCAGGTCGGTGACAATGTGCCGGCCTGGCAGTCGGTGCTCATCTCCCGCCGCGGCGATCGCCCGGGTATTCGGGACCTGCTCCGCCACGCGACCGATCGAGTTCCCCTGTCCGGCACTGGCCAAGGCGAATCCGACCGCACGGTGGTGCACGCCCTCGCCCGGCTGCGCGGCCAGCCGTGTGTACTCTTCGGCCACGATCGCGCCGGTCAGTCGCCCGAGCAGACGATGGGCCCGGCGGCGTTGCGGGAGGCCCGCCGCGCCATGCATCTGGCCGCCGAACTGCGGGTACCGCTGGTACTGGTCATCGACACCATCGGCGCCTCACTCTCCCGTGAGGCGGAGGAGCGCGGACTGGCTCCCGAAATCGCCCGCTGCATAGCCGATCTGGTGACCCTCGATACCCCGACGGTCTCGGTCCTGCTCGGTCAGGGCAGCGGCGGCGGCGCGCTCGCCCTGCTTCCCGCCGACCGAGTCTTGGCCGCCGCCAATGGCTGGCTCGCCCCCCTCCCGCCCGAGGGCGCCAGCGCCATCGTCTACCGCGATACCCTGCACGCCCCGATAATGGCTGCGACGCAGGGCATTCGCGCTACCGAGCTGCGTGCGGACGGCATAGTCGACACCATCGTCCCCGAATATCCCGATGCCGCCGACGAACCCGTGGATTTCGCCCTGCGCATGGTCTCGGCGATCGCCGTCGAACTCGCCGAACTGACCTCGAAGCCGATGGACGAGCTCCGTTCCGTCCGCCACAATCGCTATCGCCGTCTGGGGCTTCCCGGCTGATCGCTGCGGCCGATCTTGGTGGCACCGTTTTTGGGGGCTCACCGAAGTGCATGCATTTCACTAACGTGACGAAGCGACATAGATGGAAATGCTTGCGGCGTAAGGCAACTGCTTCGCGAGTACTGATCGCGGAGGCTTCTCATGTACAGAACCGTTCGTCTCATAGTGACCGGTGCGGTTGCGGCCGCGGCTCTGACCGCCGGTGCGGCCACCGCTTCCGCGGATACGGGTTCTGCCGGCTCGGGTTCGGCTTCCGGCTCGTCGAGCATGGTTGTCTCGATCGTGCGGGCGCTGGAGTACAGCCTGGGCGCGACGACCGGCAGTTCGGCAGCACTTCAGACCCTGATGATCGGTTCCGGATCGTTCTCGCATTGCGACTTCAGCGTCGGCGACAACCCGTCGTGCTATCCCTTCTAACCGATGCGGAATGCTGATAGTTAGCTCGTTCACATCTGGATATCCGGGGCTGACACGCGCGGGCGCGTGGTTGACGCCCCGGTAAACCGCTTCTACGGTCGGAATGGTGACTTACCGGAGCGAGACCAGCGCAGTTCCTTCCATCGTCCTGAACGACGGGCAGGTCATGCCGAAGCTCGGCTACGGCGTGTTCAAGGTCGCCGCCGAGGAGGCCGTCGATGCGGTGGCGGCCGCACTGCAGGTCGGCTATCGGAGTATCGATACCGCGGCCATCTACGGCAATGAGTCCGAAGTGGGCAGCGCACTGCGGGAATCGGGCCTGCCGCGTGACGAACTGTTCGTCACCACCAAGCTGTGGAACAGCAATCAGGGCTATGACTCCACGTTGCGCGCGTTCGACGAGAGCATGAAGCGTCTCGAGCTGGACCGTTTGGACCTCTACCTGATTCACTGGCCGATTGCTGAGGCCGGGCTGTACGTGGATTCGTTCCGCGCGCTGCAGGCTCTCAAGGCGCAGGGCCGGGTCACCTCCATCGGCGTCTCCAACTTCACCCGCGCGAATCTGGAGCGGGTGATCGCCGAGACGGGTGAGGCCCCGACGGTGAATCAGATCGAGCTGCACCCCTACCTGCCCCAGACCGAACTGCGCGCCTTCCACTCCGAGCACGGCATCATCACCGAGGCCTGGAGCCCCCTGGGCCGCGGCGCCGAGCTGGAGGATCCGGTCATCGCCGCCATCGCGGGCGAGACCGGCCGCACCGCCGCCCAGGTGATCCTGCGCTGGCATATGCAACTCGGCAATGTGGCCATCCCCAAGTCGGTCACCCCATCCCGTATCGCCGAGAACTTCGAGGTCTTCGACTTCGAACTGACCGATGAGCAACTGTCGCGAATCAACAGCCTGGACAACGGCACTCGCATCGGCCCCGACCCGGACGCCTTCCAAATCGACGCCCCCGCCTGATCCCTCGCGGCCCGCGCCCGCCTCACCGCTGTGGCCACCTGCTGTCGATGAGGTCGGCGAACATCCGGGTGACGCGGTCGGCGAGCGCGGCCGCGGTGGTGCCCATATGCGCGGACCGCGCCTCGAGTTTGCCGTCGAGGGTGAGCGAGGCCAGTCCGTGCGCGAGACTCCACCAGGCCAGGGCCAGGGTTTCCGCGTCCTCGGCCGGTAGCTCGCCCGCCCGGGTGGCGTCGGCGAGCGTGTCCTCGAGGATCGCGAAGGCGGCGTCGCCCGCATCCTCGGTATCCGGATGGTTGTGCGGCTGGGAGAGTTCCGGGCGGAACATCAGCCGGAAGTAGGTGGGGTGTTCGCGCGCGAATCCGACGTATCCCTCGGCCATCTCGATGAGCGCCTCGCGTGCCGAGGTGGTGGTGTCACGGATGGAAACCAGTGCCGCGCCGAGCAATTCGAAGCCGCGGGTGGAGAGCGCGGCCAGCAGCGCCGCCCGATCGGTGAAGTGGTGGTAGGGCGCGCCCGGACTCACCCCGGCCTCGCGGGCGACCCGCCGCAGGCTCACCGCAGCCAGTCCCTCGGTGTCGATCAGCCGCAGCGAGGCGCGCAGGAGTTCTTCGCGGAGGTCTCCGTGGTGATAGCGGTCCTTGGTCGGCGACATGGAATGAGCGTAAGGGGTTGACTTCCCCGCGCCCCGGCATCTATACAGTGTTTAGATTCTGAACACTGCTTAGATTGGAACCCGCTCATGTCCGATCTCGTTCTTGTCACCGGCGCCTCCGGCTATGTCGCCGGGCATGTCATCAGTGAACTGCTCAGCAATGGCTACCGGGTGCGGGGAACCGTCCGCTCGCCGGGCCGCGCGAACCTGTCCCATCTCGACGGCGTGGAGCTCGTCGCGGCCGACCTCGGCTCGGATGCCGGCTGGGCCGATGCGGTCGAGGGCTGCCGCTACGTCGTGCACACCGCCTCACCCTTCCCGTCCGCCGAGCCGGAACACGAAGACGACCTGATCCG encodes the following:
- a CDS encoding carboxyl transferase domain-containing protein, whose protein sequence is MKISARELLGELLDPGSFESWDRPPIEVPASPAYRAELEAAALSAGTDESVLTGAGLLRGRRIAVIACEFSFLAGSVGVAAAERIVSAVERATELGLPLLASPTSGGTRMQEGTIAFVQMVKIAGAVATHRSAGHPYLVYLRNPTMGGVFASWGSLGHMTFAEPGALIGFLGPRVYKALYGRNFPEGVQTAENLYHSGVIDGVVPVSVFRRIAHRTLNVLCDGPQPLTEMESNTREFDNGVGILQAGHELRGPALQVGDNVPAWQSVLISRRGDRPGIRDLLRHATDRVPLSGTGQGESDRTVVHALARLRGQPCVLFGHDRAGQSPEQTMGPAALREARRAMHLAAELRVPLVLVIDTIGASLSREAEERGLAPEIARCIADLVTLDTPTVSVLLGQGSGGGALALLPADRVLAAANGWLAPLPPEGASAIVYRDTLHAPIMAATQGIRATELRADGIVDTIVPEYPDAADEPVDFALRMVSAIAVELAELTSKPMDELRSVRHNRYRRLGLPG
- a CDS encoding TetR/AcrR family transcriptional regulator, giving the protein MSPTKDRYHHGDLREELLRASLRLIDTEGLAAVSLRRVAREAGVSPGAPYHHFTDRAALLAALSTRGFELLGAALVSIRDTTTSAREALIEMAEGYVGFAREHPTYFRLMFRPELSQPHNHPDTEDAGDAAFAILEDTLADATRAGELPAEDAETLALAWWSLAHGLASLTLDGKLEARSAHMGTTAAALADRVTRMFADLIDSRWPQR
- a CDS encoding aldo/keto reductase; this translates as MTYRSETSAVPSIVLNDGQVMPKLGYGVFKVAAEEAVDAVAAALQVGYRSIDTAAIYGNESEVGSALRESGLPRDELFVTTKLWNSNQGYDSTLRAFDESMKRLELDRLDLYLIHWPIAEAGLYVDSFRALQALKAQGRVTSIGVSNFTRANLERVIAETGEAPTVNQIELHPYLPQTELRAFHSEHGIITEAWSPLGRGAELEDPVIAAIAGETGRTAAQVILRWHMQLGNVAIPKSVTPSRIAENFEVFDFELTDEQLSRINSLDNGTRIGPDPDAFQIDAPA